A genomic segment from Torulaspora globosa chromosome 3, complete sequence encodes:
- the CSF1 gene encoding Csf1p (ancestral locus Anc_8.260): MFLDHTGQREKNLVNAIPKETPLTLSTPSAFFHGTVSNIASVPSPLDFIKVSLNAGNFSWVFLVDWALLCVVSLTVIFYLGRLFAYAITLILEWLLWRRWHVKVSVESVRIAPLSGSIVFKNLCIINRDYTVSILKGSIAWRYWEFTTRRSQYEILQRESPEDGEEADVNSVKNLKLPCRFLLSCEGFEMFMYNRTVAYDNIIRLFSKDEKVQFEKFLDDQQISQLSSTDSEGNGDKDLSESLASSETSNATGTNDRVFDEIFGKQKSLFMRLLPLDVELHKGSFVLGNKFTPSLLVASYSKAQGVVDLCLPREKLDLYGMKFQVDYRDVDVSIKQNIAYERKKSTFKSGKLPKLWRRFLQTVYNPLLKRWHSHRMQHDDHFLQRWKGLSLYKGRTRDKDQEDLDNLHYDFASHEYARVSSVLKSARTVVTYEYDIPGIVPHGAHATLDGPDVGNSGAPPEYALDFQLHGATLCYGPWAHRQIQHLQKLLSPIVAKSSKPVKTLSPGSRRIYTVFKTTFTVLEDSSWRIPTRERSKDQEFLKHYRETREDYRPFGWLDLKFANGSLGSVTTTLCPTEEGFPNKMTIHFVDLEAISSVNHDRLLKCQVFDVLGDLGYPLGWNSDTTWAIELTSAQLETFLLREHITLIADVFSDFSSGEPTPYELFRPFVYDIRWAIKGYSLYLNVNDHNIVNNPLDFNENCYLSLHGEDLSIDVTVPNNSITGTITEVSYQISTSMFRLQLNTPPWNTLNEFMANKEVGRSYDFTVRGVYIFFSELDIENVDTVSVECSSMGTTLHCYGFVMRYLMNVKMNYFGDFFNFITSEEYTGVIQAKETQNLAELQQESLRDGDGSTFNTTETKGQAQNVRNNPPFKRSAVKRNTNETDIWFVFSVWEGALVLPETLYNCDPCIVLHFGELTVDLRSCNYYMDLLATMNNTSIKRYVSRQPHEIFELIHKNNGRFEQEHGSLSTLTIHGHRMYGLPPKEPTYFCQWGIDIDNLVIRSDAEFAKGFFTLFSGIAFGYSNLENTLLYDVEAPDDMTSVTVRARNLNFVIDDEHSKIQATVIVPSVTFTAIDFENERYSQRIDLKIPKLNISLGTSGKSDETESLFELTSKLCFTTFIQRRDFAEHRDKQRSYIALNDSPFYRCSFLLPCYIQQSPLYTELLGSISPSSSLPPLPLPLLPETIDFIIEDLLGEFAAGLKCDSDTQDSLGHSEALGSSSSSPLHGSERSAQEFYDHKGLVPMHSSFDPSNRYENIVLNIEFLAIEANPSLCSHIVKFFDKFWQVGTVDVIDEIEMSIVRRLGHLNSRDSICNSKVYVGDINFFWGSKDAKGFELYFDKFDFEMSQEGEDMHNEYIGGGLFILSKLRSLRATVFDRGFTEGVEERPPALSLAIEGWEAFSSKTDSVFCSISSLSTDVTVDESQLEWLVLYVSEQYRTIRAMLTSFQEMHNYWKSVRKDLLCSITAASEFYQISHDPYVITKPAFIMRLSNGHVRENRSWRIITRLRHILTYLPADWLDNSQFQKVQQQSASSAEDVFVSVFSNWRSWEVSDVTRSYIYQKIFLSDDYLANPQFMKKALKVNFYSFFFTVYSEGYRVAHNFVITRANIGAEELFIIHDSTTQTITNYDKTINVSVSLGALKGELNEQLLKIFRVSHIDDTKGPNDNFLGTTSYRLNLLLAFERSELQFVLAKTRLTNRIINGKVTILLEKLKDSATAALSVAFYAKRSESWLKHADAVLAEVLSRELCTTATADLWCHSRSMIINTQCSDCHFRAMTSTALLVKSVDEILDSVMRIKQEFKQISPEVQDTKEQTARSMMDTAMTFSFTNITAEIMALSPFLLRFEMKQLAIYLNKLESNELLISMWDSSIHLKSHQTTEQYLNFALSDLQMKFNLPERSSAMLGIGLSSSLMKLTFSEPRRILSSFLQDEKLIGDSFSHMERLLSKYTIPANKSGNARSTKWSLDANLNYLGILIPMSSTFFVLELHMLLAAISNLAHAKVDKANPVLGQISVENCLLLIKDPLLPVGLSKLLDFSIRLTTSQKVQGSPNSYQVESSHFRVCLSPQSLVQVLWGAHQMQALLQYFRKHRKDSISLPFFANGHKPPVELPIAFRSIHILSYNLCIGWIFQLGDDTESGLMLGFDRLFSAYEKNCGKLTLIDGYLSVANGDSTDTFYSRGNEKSSYNRSFLPSVQVAFWLKQAGSMKDLFIRIKGEALDVSYLSTSVSIVEGTLASIQKFQTLKKERMHHGSEIARNRSDSNNAAYDVSPFLSHIRLIDCQFNYLGGIFKIYSPDDLTRNGEPSLEVKSPSVTITLNYKHDVPQDKPHWLRCLITIDPTHNILYSKCVPLLSDFIETTRSLIEKLGADESRKEYNQGIDYMGLLDTFDIAFKVRSGKQQLSLSCDPRAKVQADVGFDSFNFGVITNDVLENRSLGVSLSIEKIRSSVRHIFSRETSASFDIDFFDLTSIFAHPNIYAVALVSDIKVFFNMKQLQNLNLFLDIWRLNGKLSAGAQHKDSEGGRQVKNPSATQRKKASPISFSVTLIFNTIKGDINLGPSLGVLSLQLGRIWFATDHFAGHKHVLHAFADQLSIQSKGRFSGALKLEDAAWMSEVRWPMVEPLHETPEMSLSLTIARIAVKSAFDYHMFLIGTVDQVKFKLRNESDSYGILPDLLVVNLSCNEMNLCATALTAANILDIYNTITRMRRDNRISYTETLKESNTAEGRLPLRYDDILESLNLVRTDLSVDVASFKTQISPISLFDLEVLVLSIENVCARSETKSGTKLKTELHLQFSNASASLSTSKNELDEDAISKISVEDYMLYAAEIRGGTIVKIPRLLISMTTWQTPKSDIIEYLFTCRFFDRVAVKWNLGPVDFIKEMWSTYVRSLAVRRAQSSEHGQVGDEELQAASKPGMEEKPKFQYVPLDEPYIEMPQIKDLGDATPPIEWFGVHRKNLPAATHQAAIILIQKLVHAAEKEYAKVLE; encoded by the exons ATGTTCTTGGACCACACAGGCCAGCGAGAAAAGAATCTGGTCAATGCAATTCCCAAAGAGACGCCACTGACGTTATCGACGCCATCGGCATTCTTCCACGGGACGGTGAGTAACATCGCTTCGGTTCCATCGCCTCTTGAC TTCATAAAGGTTTCTCTCAATGCTGGGAACTTCAGCTGGGTTTTTTTGGTTGATTGGGCGCTGCTATGTGTGGTGTCACTGACGGTGATATTTTACTTGGGCAGGCTGTTTGCGTATGCTATTACGCTCATATTGGAATGGTTGCTGTGGAGGCGATGGCATGTCAAGGTGAGCGTGGAGTCGGTACGAATAGCACCTTTAAGCGGGAGCATCGTATTCAAAAACCTTTGCATTATTAATAGAGACTACACAGTGTCGATCCTTAAAGGAAGCATAGCATGGAGGTACTGGGAATTTACCACTAGACGTTCACAGTACGAGATATTACAGCGGGAAAGTCCAGAGGACGGTGAGGAAGCGGATGTAAATTCGGTGAAGAATCTCAAGCTGCCGTGCAGGTTTTTGCTAAGCTGTGAAGGGTTCGAAATGTTCATGTATAATAGAACGGTTGCATATGATAATATCATAAGGCTTTTCTCTAAGGATGAGAAGGTTCAATTTGAGAAGTTTTTGGATGACCAGCAGATCTCGCAGTTATCGAGTACAGATAGCGAGGGAAATGGAGACAAAGATCTTTCGGAGAGTTTGGCGTCATCGGAAACATCTAATGCTACGGGGACGAATGATAGAGTTTTCGACGAAATTTTTGGGAAGCAGAAGTCGTTGTTTATGCGGCTTCTGCCCTTGGACGTGGAGTTGCACAAGGGTTCATTTGTGCTGGGCAACAAATTCACTCCAAGTCTGCTCGTTGCAAGTTATAGTAAAGCTCAAGGTGTCGTAGACCTCTGTCTGCCgagagaaaagctggacTTATATGGAATGAAGTTCCAAGTGGATTACAGAGACGTTGACGTCTCGATAAAACAAAATATAGCATACGAGCGCAAAAAGAGCACATTCAAGAGCGGTAAGCTTCCCAAGCTATGGAGAAGATTCTTACAAACCGTGTACAACccgctgttgaaaagatggcacaGCCATAGAATGCAGCATGACGATCACTTCTTGCAGAGATGGAAAGGGCTTTCCCTATACAAGGGCCGGACTCGCGATAAGGACCAGGAAGACCTGGATAATTTGCATTACGATTTTGCGAGTCATGAGTACGCGCGGGTGAGCAGTGTACTAAAAAGTGCTAGGACAGTAGTAACATACGAGTATGATATACCAGGGATCGTACCCCACGGAGCGCATGCTACTTTAGATGGTCCAGATGTTGGCAACAGTGGTGCCCCTCCGGAATATGCCCTAGATTTTCAGTTGCATGGGGCGACTTTGTGCTATGGTCCTTGGGCACACAGGCAGATTCAACACTTACAAAAATTATTATCGCCCATTGTAGCAAAATCATCGAAACCTGTAAAAACGTTAAGTCCtggatcaagaaggatatACACCGTCTTTAAGACCACATTTACTGTCCTCGAAGATTCAAGCTGGCGTATACCgacaagagaaagaagtaAGGATCAGGAATTTCTTAAGCATTATCGAGAAACGAGGGAGGATTATAGGCCTTTTGGGTGGCTTGATTTGAAATTCGCTAATGGATCTCTTGGTAGCGTAACAACAACATTATGTCCCACCGAGGAGGGCTTCCCCAACAAGATGACAATTCACTTCGTGGATCTGGAGGCTATTTCAAGTGTTAATCATGATAGGCTATTAAAATGTCAGGTTTTCGATGTTCTAGGTGATCTGGGATATCCCCTTGGCTGGAATAGTGACACGACATGGGCGATAGAGCTTACGTCTGCCCAGCTTGAAACGTTCCTATTGAGAGAGCACATTACGCTGATCGCTGATGTCTTTTCGGACTTTTCATCTGGAGAGCCAACACCATATGAGCTCTTTAGACCCTTTGTTTACGATATCAGATGGGCAATTAAGGGTTATTCGCTATACTTGAATGTTAATGATCACAACATTGTCAATAATCCCTTAGACTTCAACGAGAATTGCTATCTGTCTTTGCATGGCGAGGATCTTTCCATTGATGTTACGGTTCCTAATAACTCAATTACCGGAACGATCACTGAAGTCTCTTATCAAATCTCGACTTCGATGTTTCGACTGCAGCTGAACACACCCCCTTGGAATACTCTCAATGAATTCATGGCGAACAAGGAAGTAGGGAGATCTTATGATTTCACTGTACGAGGAGTAtacattttcttctctgaaCTGGACATTGAAAATGTCGACACAGTATCTGTCGAATGCTCAAGCATGGGGACAACGCTGCATTGTTATGGGTTTGTGATGAGATATCTGATGAATGTCAAGATGAATTATTTCggtgatttcttcaacttcatcacGTCAGAAGAGTATACAGGTGTTATTCAGGCTAAAGAAACTCAGAATCTTGCTGAATTGCAGCAAGAATCGCTCCGAGATGGAGATGGCTCAACTTTCAATACTACCGAAACAAAAGGGCAGGCCCAGAACGTAAGGAATAATCCTcctttcaaaagatcaGCTGTTAAGCGGAACACAAATGAAACGGATATCTGGTTCGTCTTTTCTGTATGGGAGGGAGCTCTTGTATTACCGGAGACTCTTTATAATTGTGATCCCTGCATTGTTTTGCACTTTGGTGAGCTGACCGTTGATTTGAGGAGTTGTAATTATTACATGGATTTGCTGGCAACTATGAATAATACATCAATAAAGCGATATGTGTCTCGGCAACCAcatgaaatttttgaacTGATACACAAAAATAATGGCCGCTTCGAGCAGGAACACGGATCATTGTCCACTTTGACCATTCATGGTCACAGGATGTATGGCTTGCCGCCCAAGGAGCCTACATACTTTTGTCAGTGGGGAATCGATATTGACAACCTCGTTATTCGCTCAGACGCGGAATTTGCAAAGGGTTTTTTCACACTGTTCAGTGGTATTGCCTTCGGATACAGTAATCTTGAGAATACTTTACTGTACGACGTCGAAGCTCCCGACGATATGACATCAGTGACCGTGAGGGCTCGCAACTTGAACTTTGTAATCGACGATGAGCATAGCAAAATACAAGCAACGGTAATCGTTCCATCTGTTACTTTCACAGCAATCGATTTTGAGAATGAGAGATACTCGCAAAGAATTGACCTTAAGATTCCCAAGTTAAACATCTCTTTAGGCACATCAGGTAAAAGTGACGAAACAGAGAGCTTGTTCGAGTTGACTAGTAAATTGTGCTTTACCACTTTCATTCAGAGACGAGACTTCGCCGAACATCGAGATAAGCAGAGGAGCTACATAGCATTGAATGATTCTCCATTTTACAGGTGCTCTTTTCTCCTTCCTTGCTACATCCAGCAATCACCGTTGTACACAGAGTTGTTGGGAAGCATATCCCCCTCCTCATCGCTTCCACCGCTGCCCTTACCGCTGCTGCCTGAAACTATTGATTTCATTATCGAAGATCTACTTGGAGAGTTTGCGGCTGGCTTGAAATGTGATTCTGACACTCAAGACTCGCTTGGACATTCAGAAGCTTTGGGATCTTCCTCTAGTTCGCCGTTACACGGCTCTGAACGATCTGCTCAGGAGTTTTATGACCATAAAGGACTAGTGCCCATGCATTCATCTTTTGATCCTTCCAATCGCTATGAGAATATTGTCTTAAACATCGAATTCCTAGCTATCGAGGCTAATCCCTCTTTGTGCTCTCATATTgtcaaattcttcgacAAGTTCTGGCAGGTAGGCACGGTAGATGTGATTGACGAAATTGAAATGTCCATAGTAAGGAGGTTAGGCCATTTAAACAGCAGAGATTCCATCTGCAACTCGAAAGTTTACGTTGGGGACATCAACTTTTTTTGGGGAAGCAAGGATGCGAAAGGTTTCGAGCTATATTTTGATAAatttgattttgaaatgAGCCAAGAAGGCGAAGATATGCATAATGAATATATTGGCGGTGGGCTCTTCATATTGAGCAAGCTTAGATCTTTAAGAGCGACAGTATTTGATCGAGGTTTCACAGAAGGTGTGGAAGAAAGGCCGCCAGCTTTATCTCTGGCAATCGAAGGATGGgaagccttttcttcaaaaacagaTTCTGTGTTTTGCTCCATCAGTTCATTGTCAACCGATGTTACGGTCGATGAATCTCAGCTAGAATGGCTGGTGCTCTATGTCAGCGAACAGTATCGTACCATTAGAGCAATGTTGACGTCATTCCAAGAGATGCACAACTATTGGAAGAGCGTTCGTAAAGACCTGCTTTGTAGTATAACTGCAGCGAGCGAGTTTTATCAGATTAGCCATGACCCATACGTGATTACGAAACCAGCCTTTATTATGCGGCTATCAAACGGACATGTAAGAGAAAATCGAAGCTGGAGAATTATTACTCGTTTGCGCCACATTTTAACGTATTTGCCTGCGGATTGGCTGGACAACagtcaatttcaaaaggTACAGCAGCAGTCAGCAAGTAGTGCAGAGGATGTTTTCGTTTCTGTTTTCTCTAATTGGCGGAGCTGGGAAGTTTCCGATGTTACTCGATCTTACATTTACCAGAAGATTTTTCTATCCGACGATTATCTTGCTAATCCCCAattcatgaagaaagcCCTCAAAGTCAATTTTtattccttcttctttacAGTGTACAGCGAAGGCTATAGAGTAGCCCATAACTTCGTCATAACCAGGGCAAACATTGGGGCTGAagaactcttcatcataCACGATTCGACCACACAAACCATTACGAATTATGATAAGACGATCAATGTTTCAGTAAGTTTGGGTGCTTTGAAAGGCGAGTTGAATgaacagcttttgaagatattTCGAGTGTCCCATATAGATGACACGAAAGGGCCTAATGACAACTTTCTTGGCACGACCAGTTATAGACTTAACCTTCTTCTGGCTTTCGAGAGGAGCGAGCTGCAGTTTGTCCTTGCCAAGACGCGGCTCACAAATAGAATTATTAATGGCAAAGTTACTATATTACTTGAGAAACTAAAGGATTCTGCTACGGCCGCTTTGTCTGTTGCATTCTATGCGAAGAGATCCGAATCGTGGCTAAAACATGCGGATGCCGTTTTGGCTGAAGTATTGTCACGAGAACTTTGCACGACTGCCACTGCCGATCTGTGGTGTCATTCAAGATCAATGATTATTAACACACAATGTTCTGATTGTCATTTTCGCGCAATGACCAGCACTGCATTGCTCGTCAAATCGGTTGATGAGATCCTGGACAGTGTCATGAGGATTAAGCAAGAATTCAAGCAAATTTCAccagaagttcaagataCCAAAGAACAAACTGCAAGATCAATGATGGATACTGCGATGACATTCAGTTTTACCAACATAACTGCTGAAATCATGGCCTTATCGCCATTTCTTTTGCGATTTGAGATGAAGCAGCTTGCAATATATCTAAACAAGCTGGAAAGTAATGAATTGCTGATCAGCATGTGGGATTCGAGCATACATCTCAAATCCCACCAAACTACAGAGCAATACTTAAACTTTGCGCTAAGTGACCTACAAATGAAATTCAATTTGCCCGAAAGATCAAGCGCAATGCTTGGCATTGGATTATCGAGCTCCCTTATGAAGCTAACATTCTCTGAACCACGCAGGATATTATCAAGTTTTCTACAGGACGAAAAGTTAATTGGAGACAGTTTTTCTCACATGGAAAGATTACTGTCGAAGTATACTATACCTGCCAATAAGAGCGGTAATGCTCGAAGTACCAAATGGTCTCTGGATGCCAATCTGAATTATTTGGGGATTCTCATTCCAATGTCCTCGACTTTTTTCGTGTTGGAATTACACATGCTCTTGGCGGCCATAAGCAATTTGGCTCATGCCAAAGTTGACAAGGCGAATCCTGTTCTGGGGCAGATCTCTGTCGAGAACTGTTTGCTGCTAATTAAGGACCCTCTGCTTCCGGTGGGCTTATCAAAATTACTTGATTTCTCGATTAGACTTACGACTTCCCAAAAAGTGCAAGGTTCCCCAAATTCATATCAAGTCGAAAGCTCTCATTTTAGGGTATGCTTATCACCACAGTCGCTCGTACAAGTATTATGGGGCGCTCATCAAATGCAAGCACTCTTGCAGTATTTCAGAAAGCACAGGAAAGACTCGATTTCACTGCCCTTTTTCGCAAATGGTCACAAACCACCTGTGGAACTACCTATTGCTTTTCGATCGATTCATATCCTATCTTATAACTTGTGCATAGGATGGATATTCCAACTTGGCGATGACACTGAATCTGGCCTGATGCTGGGGTTTGACAGATTGTTCTCTGCGTACGAGAAAAACTGCGGGAAGCTTACGTTGATTGACGGCTATCTCTCTGTGGCTAATGGCGACTCCACCGATACGTTTTACTCCCGTGGTAACGAGAAAAGCAGTTATAATCGAAGCTTCCTACCTAGTGTACAAGTCGCTTTTTGGTTAAAGCAAGCAGGGTCAATGAAAGACCTATTTATTAGGATAAAAGGAGAGGCATTGGATGTCAGCTACCTCTCGACATCTGTGAGTATTGTCGAGGGAACTTTAGCGTCAATTCAGAAAtttcaaactttgaaaaaagAGAGGATGCATCACGGTAGTGAAATTGCGCGAAATAGGTCAGATTCAAATAACGCAGCGTATGACGTTTCTCCATTTTTGTCCCATATAAGGCTAATTGATTGTCAATTCAATTACTTGGGTGggattttcaagatttACTCGCCAGATGATTTGACCAGAAATGGAGAACCTTCGCTAGAGGTCAAGTCACCCAGTGTCACAATTACGCTTAACTACAAGCACGATGTTCCTCAAGATAAACCTCACTGGCTTAGATGTCTCATAACGATTGACCCAACTCACAACATATTGTACTCTAAATGTGTTCCTCTTTTGAgcgatttcatcgaaacAACTCGAAGTCtgattgaaaagcttggtGCAGATGAGAGCCGCAAGGAATATAACCAAGGTATTGACTATATGGGTTTATTAGACACTTTCGATATCGCATTCAAGGTGAGATCCGGCAAACAGCAATTGAGTTTGAGCTGCGACCCAAGGGCCAAGGTTCAAGCAGATGTTGGATTTGattccttcaattttgGCGTCATAACCAATGATGTGCTAGAAAATAGGTCATTAGGTGTGTCACTTTCAATAGAAAAGATCCGATCCTCCGTTCGCCATATCTTCTCAAGAGAGACAAGTGCATCTTTTGacatcgatttcttcgatttgACATCCATCTTTGCCCATCCTAACATTTATGCTGTCGCTTTAGTGTCTGATATCAaggttttcttcaacatgAAGCAGCTCCAGAACCTAAATTTATTCCTGGATATTTGGCGACTGAATGGTAAACTTAGTGCAGGAGCCCAGCACAAGGATAGTGAAGGAGGTAGACAGGTCAAAAATCCTAGTGCAAcccaaagaaagaaggcGTCCCCGATCAGTTTTTCTGTCACTTTAATCTTTAATACGATCAAGGGTGATATCAATTTAGGACCTTCTCTTGGTGTTCTTTCTCTCCAGCTAGGAAGAATATGGTTTGCGACCGACCATTTCGCTGGGCATAAACACGTCTTGCACGCTTTTGCTGACCAATTGTCAATTCAATCCAAAGGAAGATTTTCAGGCGCTCTCAAACTGGAGGATGCGGCATGGATGTCAGAGGTTCGTTGGCCGATGGTCGAACCACTGCATGAGACCCCGGAGATGTCGCTGTCCTTGACTATCGCCAGGATTGCAGTAAAATCTGCTTTTGATTATCATATGTTCTTGATCGGAACTGTGGATCAAGTAAAGTTCAAATTGCGCAATGAGTCAGATTCGTATGGTATTTTGCCGGATCTGCTAGTGGTCAATCTGTCCTGCAATGAGATGAACCTATGTGCCACCGCACTGACGGCTGCTAACATCCTTGACATCTACAACACCATTACGCGTATGAGACGGGACAATCGCATATCTTATACAGAAACACTCAAAGAATCTAATACAGCGGAAGGAAGATTACCATTACGTTATGATGACATTTTGGAGTCATTGAACTTGGTGCGAACTGATTTGTCAGTCGATGTTGCAAGTTTCAAAACACAAATTTCTCCAATTTCGCTTTTTGACCTGGAAGTTTTGGTGTTAAGTATTGAGAACGTTTGTGCTCGCTCAGAAACGAAATCAGGCACTAAGCTGAAAACTGAGTTGCACCTTCAATTCTCAAATGCTAGCGCGTCTCTTTCAACATCCAAAAACGAATTGGATGAGGATGCTATCTCTAAAATATCAGTTGAAGATTACATGCTATATGCGGCAGAGATCAGAGGTGGGACAATAGTCAAAATACCTAGGCTCCTCATCAGTATGACAACCTGGCAGACACCCAAGAGTGACATTATAGAGTATTTGTTTACGTGTCGCTTCTTTGATAGGGTTGCTGTCAAATGGAACCTGGGACCCGTCGATTTCATTAAAGAGATGTGGTCTACATATGTCAGATCGTTGGCCGTTCGTCGGGCTCAAAGCAGTGAACATGGACAAGTTggagatgaagagctgCAGGCGGCCAGCAAACCTGGGATGGAGGAGAAACCTAAGTTTCAGTACGTTCCATTGGATGAACCCTACATAGAAATGCCTCAAATCAAAGATCTGGGAGACGCCACTCCTCCAATTGAATGGTTTGGTGTTCATAGAAAAAATTTGCCCGCAGCAACTCATCAAGCGGCAATTATTTTGATTCAGAAATTGGTTCATGCAGCGGAGAAGGAATATGCTAAGGTTCTTGAATAG